A single Tachypleus tridentatus isolate NWPU-2018 chromosome 9, ASM421037v1, whole genome shotgun sequence DNA region contains:
- the LOC143226930 gene encoding uncharacterized protein LOC143226930 — MGNLYSAHHGCRNLVPRPVNLQTYHWPTEEYFKSAADDRVPNSVEEVVIQPTPDDDCQDSRADSFQSVSVQTLPFLSIPRGTRTGWYSVSRGVQVFPSGSKTVAKQPRQKIFQQ; from the exons ATGGGaaatctgtattctgcccaccatggatgtCGGAACCTGGTTCCTCGTCCTGTCAATCTGCAGACCTACCACTGGCCCACTGAGGAGTA CTTTAAGAGTGCTGCTGATGACAGAGTTCCTAATTCTGTAGAGGAAGTTGTGATTCAGCCCACCCCTGATGATGACTGCCAAGACTCTAGAGCTGACTCATTTCAGAGTGTGTCTGTTCAGACTCTT CCTTTCCTAAGTATTCCAAGAGGGACACGGACTGGCTGGTATTCTGTTTCCAGAGGTGTACAAGTATTCCCATCTGGCTCGAAGACTGTAGCAAAGCAACCCAGACAGAAAATCTTCCAACAATAG
- the LOC143225812 gene encoding uncharacterized protein LOC143225812, with amino-acid sequence MANMTRACLVLIFTSILQTVWIVNSEDLVTAPAEILPTITVRGFLNFRTTVDNTVIVFTPAKSDKTDKLPSHSKTIPSIPSTTVPDNAENSEIQDLAYTQTHGILKPDQDLENVLKDSYSPKLLHNDLSSEESHSVHSQTSTFESFKKLPITTSKQVAGTVAQQLTPTLPQYPIGLVTVVTGKSIQDGTTMVLETSVIGTYIDGKYAQILKSTSKLGSLWSDASSHLKTVQNKIEPSVTKAIQFTPSSPSSATKNKSPQLTNQRQTSATDFALLDQKHKIVEKKKDNGIASNTVLQSSFKPIDPGLQLSSNPTQSLDTGLKSTSSRSRFRLRSTTSKSSNQANTFIKLHTSRRSTERFRYIPRQRNTHTVQLNRFKVKLTSRLDDKMEEDNIKSREEEEMEEEDEDNATDNPSTSIDPARVIYELATITSEVTLHVGRRKSVRTLTITTSLQRTLEPSELASYELDATETVDRNKALVSTDGSSYYVFSRTYSTTEHSLRTSLVSTLDGEDMVTHTITESFFIRKLITAYRTLPANDLLLLNHTLESNVELPFNSSLTDDLQDDLFLPQSTLEQQMPQTRLPLETSNLDSSMLSLSNSRNLPLQISNPLLSLNQNPLAAVYLGLQQLNRQVTLYSTITKKTSYITTDTVYSTKVVRYYDGRITRSRTLSESLSTKTRTITTLTTTVQPIINTQALQQQQQLQQLIGTQLQPPVPQQYSTVTSSYTTVTTATSTSTRIYTLIYNAFSTKYRTVTSTSPYKTTITTYSTSQVPILATSPPGGAFQFYG; translated from the exons TTTGGATAGTCAATTCAGAAGATCTGGTTACAGCTCCAGCAGAGATTCTGCCAACTATAACAGTACGAGGATTTCTGAACTTTCGAACAACTGTTGACAACACCGTCATTGTATTCACACCTGCCAAATCTGACAAAACTGATAAGTTACCCTCTCATTCTAAGACTATTCCTTCAATACCATCAACCACGGTACCTGACAATGCAGAAAACTCAGAAATTCAGGATCTTGCTTACACCCAAACACATGGAATATTGAAACCAGATCAAGACCTTGAGAACGTACTAAAGGATTCCTATAGTCCGAAGCTTCTACATAACGATCTTTCCTCAGAGGAGTCACATTCTGTTCATAGTCAGACGTCTACATTTGAGTCTTTTAAAAAGTTGCCCATTACCACAAGCAAGCAAGTAGCCGGTACTGTTGCTCAGCAACTCACTCCTACTTTACCACAATACCCTATTGGGCTGGTAACTGTAGTAACAGGAAAAAGTATACAAGATGGGACTACAATGGTACTCGAAACAAGCGTTATCGGGACGTACATAGATGGAAAATATGCTCAAATTTTAAAGAGTACATCCAAACTAGGTTCCTTATGGTCAGACGCCTCAAGCCACTTGAAAACAGTCCAAAACAAAATCGAGCCCTCTGTAACAAAAGCCATACAGTTTACACCCAGTAGTCCTAGTTCAGCTACCAAAAACAAATCGCCACAGCTTACGAACCAAAGGCAAACTTCTGCAACAGATTTTGCTCTTCTagatcaaaaacataaaattgttgAGAAGAAGAAAGACAATGGTATTGCTAGCAATACTGTGCTGCAGTCTTCCTTTAAACCTATAGACCCTGGTCTTCAACTATCAAGCAATCCCACTCAGTCATTGGACACTGGACTTAAAAGTACCTCCAGTAGATCACGATTTAGATTGCGTTCAACTACGTCGAAGTCTTCAAATCAAGCAAACACTTTCATTAAGTTGCATACTTCGAGAAGGTCGACAGAAAGATTTCGTTATATACCTCGGCAAAGAAACACTCACACG GTCCAACTAAATCGGTTCAAAGTGAAACTGACGAGCCGACTTGATGATAAGATGGAAGAAGACAATATAAAATCAAGAGAAGAAGAAGAGATGGAAGAAGAAGATGAAGATAATGCTACCGATAATCCTTCAACATCCATAGATCCAGCACGTGTCATTTACGAGTTAGCAACTATTACTAGTGAAGTTACGTTGCACGTGGGTCGTCGGAAGTCCGTACGAACTTTGACTATTACAACATCTCTTCAACGTACACTTGAACCTTCTGAGCTGGCGTCCTACGAACTTGATGCCACAGAAACTGTAGATAGAAATAAAGCTTTAGTGTCAACAGATGGGTCTTCGTACTACGTGTTTTCTCGCACTTACTCCACCACAGAGCACTCCTTACGTACCTCGCTTGTTTCTACTCTGGATGGAGAGGATATGGTTACCCATACAATTACGGAGAGTTTCTTCATCCGTAAACTTATCACAGCATATCGTACGTTACCAGCAAATGatcttttactgctaaatcaCACCCTAGAATCGAATGTTGAACTTCCTTTCAACTCGAGTCTGACAGATGATCTTCAAGATGATTTATTTTTGCCTCAGTCGACCCTGGAACAGCAAATGCCCCAGACTCGACTTCCCCTCGAAACATCCAACCTGGATTCTTCAATGTTGTCACTTTCAAATTCAAGAAATCTTCCCTTACAGATCTCTAACCCACTGTTATCGCTGAACCAAAACCCCCTTGCAGCTGTATATTTGGGCTTGCAACAGCTGAATCGTCAGGTGACACTGTATTCCACAATTACAAAGAAGACTTCTTACATAACCACTGATACTGTGTATAGCACGAAAGTTGTTAGATACTACGACGGTCGAATTACACGCTCGAGGACACTGTCTGAGTCACTTTCTACTAAAACGCGTACAATTACGACGTTGACCACAACTGTTCAGCCTATTATCAACACTCAAGCACTccagcaacaacaacaactgcaACAGTTGATCGGCACCCAACTCCAGCCACCCGTCCCCCAACAATACAGCACAGTGACATCATCATATACTACTGTCACAACAGCTACTAGTACCAGTACTCGGATATACACACTTATCTACAATGCTTTTAGCACAAAATATCGTACTGTAACAAGCACTAGCCCTTACAAAACAACAATTACTACATATAGCACATCGCAAGTACCAATTCTCGCCACTTCACCACCTGGTGGCGCTTTTCAATTTTATGGATAG